A window of the Mesorhizobium opportunistum WSM2075 genome harbors these coding sequences:
- a CDS encoding molybdopterin-binding protein: protein MPKFEISRRKFLTAGSLAASGILLSGCDAFDSQLSIGSGLRSFLENANGLTYRAQRLLAGRDALAPEFAEADIRQPQRPNGVTAPDDDTYKGLLANNFADWRLEVTGLVEKPLSLSREQLQNMPSRTQITRHDCVEGWSCIAKWTGTPLSLVLDQAVVKPQARYVMFHCLDTIDRSLSGDIKYYGTIDLIDARHPQTILAYGLNGKPLPVENGAPLRVRVERQLGYKMPKYLYKIELVDGFANIGGGRGGYWEDNGYDWYGGI from the coding sequence ATGCCGAAATTCGAAATCAGCCGCCGTAAGTTCCTGACCGCGGGCAGTCTTGCCGCCTCCGGCATCCTGCTGTCCGGTTGCGATGCCTTCGACAGCCAGCTGAGCATCGGCAGCGGCCTGCGCAGCTTCCTCGAAAACGCCAATGGCCTAACATACCGCGCACAGCGCCTGCTCGCCGGCCGCGACGCGCTGGCGCCGGAATTCGCCGAAGCCGACATCCGCCAGCCGCAGCGGCCGAACGGTGTCACGGCGCCGGACGACGACACCTACAAGGGCCTGCTCGCCAACAATTTCGCCGACTGGCGCCTGGAAGTGACGGGTCTCGTCGAGAAACCGCTGTCGCTCAGCCGCGAGCAACTTCAAAACATGCCGAGCCGCACCCAGATCACCCGCCATGACTGCGTCGAGGGCTGGAGCTGCATCGCCAAATGGACCGGCACGCCGCTTTCGCTGGTGCTGGACCAGGCCGTGGTCAAGCCGCAGGCGCGCTACGTCATGTTCCATTGCCTCGACACGATCGACCGCAGCCTGTCCGGCGACATCAAATATTACGGCACGATCGATCTCATCGATGCCCGCCACCCGCAGACGATCCTCGCCTATGGCCTCAACGGCAAGCCGCTGCCGGTCGAGAACGGCGCACCGCTGCGCGTCCGCGTCGAGCGCCAGCTCGGCTACAAGATGCCGAAATATCTCTACAAGATCGAACTGGTCGACGGCTTCGCCAATATCGGCGGCGGGCGCGGCGGCTATTGGGAAGACAATGGCTATGACTGGTATGGCGGGATTTGA
- a CDS encoding cytochrome b/b6 domain-containing protein produces MESVARSQSATGPDAPVSSEKTLIYRQSRWTRLTHWLWAISLFFMLLSGLQIFNARPQLYIGKQSGFGYNNTIFEIGAENTNAGPRGYTEIFGHRFDTTGVLGWSGPAGNETARGFPSWATIPSYYDLGTARVIHFFFAWILTTTLIVWLVASIVNGHIRRDLAPRLDDLKRLPQDIIDHAKLKFHHTREYNTLQKMAYGGVLFVLLPLMIITGLAMSPSMNSVLPFLNDLLGGRQTARTIHFTVMVLLVGFFVVHILMILAAGPINELRSIITGWYRTDPPAHDDKTTERSA; encoded by the coding sequence ATGGAATCGGTTGCCAGAAGCCAATCCGCCACCGGGCCGGACGCCCCCGTGTCCAGCGAAAAGACACTGATCTATCGTCAGTCGCGCTGGACGCGGCTGACGCACTGGCTGTGGGCCATCTCCCTGTTTTTCATGCTGCTTTCCGGCCTGCAGATCTTCAATGCCCGCCCGCAGCTTTATATCGGCAAGCAGTCAGGCTTCGGCTATAACAACACCATCTTTGAAATCGGCGCAGAGAACACGAACGCCGGCCCGCGCGGCTACACCGAAATCTTCGGCCACCGCTTCGACACGACCGGCGTGCTCGGCTGGTCGGGTCCAGCAGGCAACGAGACGGCACGCGGCTTTCCGTCCTGGGCGACCATTCCGTCCTACTATGATCTTGGCACCGCCCGCGTCATCCATTTCTTCTTTGCCTGGATATTGACCACGACCTTGATCGTGTGGCTGGTCGCCAGCATCGTCAACGGCCACATCCGCCGCGATCTCGCGCCGCGCCTCGATGATTTGAAGCGCCTGCCGCAGGACATCATCGACCACGCGAAGCTCAAATTCCATCACACCCGCGAATACAACACCTTGCAGAAGATGGCCTATGGCGGTGTGCTGTTCGTGCTCTTGCCGCTGATGATCATCACCGGCCTGGCGATGTCACCCAGCATGAATTCGGTGCTGCCGTTCCTCAACGATCTGCTCGGTGGCCGGCAGACGGCGCGCACCATCCACTTCACCGTCATGGTGCTGCTGGTTGGCTTCTTCGTCGTCCATATCCTGATGATCCTGGCCGCTGGCCCGATCAACGAATTGCGCTCGATCATCACCGGCTGGTACCGCACCGACCCTCCGGCGCATGACGACAAAACCACCGAGAGGAGCGCGTGA
- a CDS encoding DUF1345 domain-containing protein, with the protein MAAETPVEKPIHRHMLFAASACFGVFALLVALLLHAQLAYSIGANAFFAAYVILVVSQMPKFTGRYLSKNARDTDQPVLVIFAVTLVVVIVAIISLFLLINQKDRGHSIELAFALLSIPLGWFTIHAMAALHYAHVYWMDGDEVDAGTKKKIPVGGLLFPGDKRPEGWDFLYFSTVIGMTAQTADTNISTTHMRRVVLVHSILSFFFNTVIVAAAVNLAVSLGGP; encoded by the coding sequence ATGGCCGCCGAAACCCCGGTCGAGAAACCCATCCACCGCCACATGCTGTTCGCGGCGTCGGCGTGTTTCGGTGTCTTCGCCCTCCTCGTTGCGCTGCTGCTCCATGCCCAGCTCGCCTATTCGATCGGCGCCAACGCATTCTTTGCCGCTTACGTCATTCTCGTCGTTTCCCAGATGCCAAAGTTCACCGGCAGGTATCTGAGCAAGAATGCGCGCGACACCGACCAGCCTGTACTGGTCATCTTCGCTGTAACGCTCGTCGTCGTCATTGTAGCCATTATCTCATTGTTCCTGTTGATCAATCAGAAGGACAGAGGCCACTCGATCGAGCTCGCTTTCGCGCTGCTGTCGATCCCATTGGGCTGGTTCACCATCCACGCCATGGCAGCGCTCCACTATGCCCATGTCTACTGGATGGACGGCGACGAGGTCGATGCCGGCACCAAGAAGAAGATTCCGGTCGGAGGTCTGCTGTTTCCAGGCGACAAGCGACCCGAAGGCTGGGACTTCCTCTACTTCTCAACGGTTATCGGCATGACGGCACAGACCGCCGACACCAACATTTCGACGACGCATATGCGCCGTGTCGTGCTTGTCCATTCGATCCTGTCGTTCTTCTTCAACACGGTGATCGTCGCAGCCGCCGTCAACCTTGCCGTCAGCCTGGGCGGCCCGTAA
- a CDS encoding YaiI/YqxD family protein: MPAPAIYVDADACPVKAEVEKVAERLGVVVTYVSNGGLRPSRDPMIRNVVVSKGADAADDWIVENAKSNDIVVTADIPLAARAVALGAHVLGPTGRPFTPETIGMAVAMRDLKQHLRETGESKGYNASFAPQDRSRFLSELDRILRRALKSATPG, encoded by the coding sequence ATGCCAGCGCCCGCTATCTACGTCGACGCAGACGCCTGCCCGGTCAAGGCCGAGGTGGAGAAGGTCGCCGAACGCCTTGGGGTCGTGGTCACTTACGTCTCCAATGGCGGTTTGCGGCCCTCTCGGGATCCGATGATCCGCAACGTCGTGGTCTCCAAGGGGGCGGATGCCGCCGATGACTGGATCGTCGAAAACGCGAAATCAAACGACATCGTGGTGACAGCCGACATTCCGCTCGCCGCCCGCGCCGTGGCACTCGGTGCCCATGTGCTGGGGCCAACCGGGCGTCCGTTCACGCCCGAAACCATCGGCATGGCGGTGGCCATGCGCGATCTCAAGCAGCATCTGCGCGAGACCGGCGAAAGCAAGGGCTACAATGCCTCCTTCGCGCCGCAGGACCGTTCGCGCTTCCTCAGCGAACTCGACCGCATCTTGCGGCGCGCGTTGAAATCCGCCACACCGGGCTAG
- the gfa gene encoding S-(hydroxymethyl)glutathione synthase — translation MPEKLHPKIDNGLPKESAGFAGGTLVCACTSNPVKVKVKGQIAHNHACGCTKCWKPDGAVFSVVAVAGTGDVTVTENGDKLKVVDPSALIQRHACTGCGVHMHGPVERDHPFKGLSFIHPERFQEDGWSPPGFTAFVSSIIESGVDPSRMDGIRGQLKSIGLEPYDCLNPGLMDYMATWTAKKSGALPA, via the coding sequence ATGCCTGAAAAACTGCATCCGAAAATCGACAATGGCCTGCCGAAGGAAAGCGCTGGCTTTGCCGGCGGCACGCTGGTCTGCGCCTGCACCAGCAATCCGGTAAAGGTGAAGGTCAAGGGCCAGATCGCCCACAACCATGCCTGTGGCTGCACCAAATGCTGGAAGCCGGACGGCGCGGTGTTCTCGGTGGTGGCCGTTGCCGGCACCGGCGATGTCACCGTCACCGAGAACGGCGACAAGCTGAAAGTGGTCGATCCCTCGGCGCTCATCCAGCGCCATGCCTGCACCGGCTGCGGCGTCCACATGCATGGCCCGGTCGAGCGCGATCATCCGTTCAAGGGCCTGTCCTTCATCCATCCCGAGCGTTTCCAGGAGGATGGCTGGTCGCCTCCGGGCTTCACCGCCTTTGTGTCCTCGATCATCGAATCCGGCGTCGATCCGAGCCGCATGGACGGCATTCGCGGCCAGCTGAAGTCGATCGGCCTTGAGCCCTATGATTGCCTCAACCCCGGCCTGATGGACTATATGGCCACCTGGACCGCTAAGAAATCCGGCGCTCTGCCGGCCTGA
- a CDS encoding S-(hydroxymethyl)glutathione dehydrogenase/class III alcohol dehydrogenase, with amino-acid sequence MKTRAAVAVAAGKPLEIMEVDLDGPREGEVLVEIKATGICHTDEFTLSGADPEGLFPAILGHEGAGVVVDVGKGVTSVKKGDHVIPLYTPECRQCPSCLSRKTNLCTAIRATQGQGLMPDGSSRFSIGKDKLFHYMGCSTFSNFTVLPEIAVAKVNPDAPFDKICYIGCGVTTGIGAVINTAKVEIGATAVVFGLGGIGLNVIQGLKLAGADMIIGVDLNNDKKEWGERFGMTHFVNPKEIDGDIVPYLVNLTKRGADQIGGADYTFDCTGNTKVMRQALEASHRGWGKSVVIGVAGAGQEISTRPFQLVTGRTWMGTAFGGARGRTDVPKIVDWYMDGKIQIDPMITHTLKLEDINKGFDLMHEGKSIRSVVVY; translated from the coding sequence ATGAAAACCCGCGCCGCAGTCGCTGTTGCCGCCGGAAAGCCGCTGGAGATCATGGAGGTCGACCTCGACGGTCCGCGCGAGGGCGAGGTGCTGGTCGAGATCAAGGCGACCGGCATTTGCCACACCGACGAGTTCACGTTGTCGGGCGCCGATCCCGAAGGCCTCTTTCCCGCGATCCTCGGCCATGAAGGCGCAGGTGTCGTCGTCGATGTCGGCAAGGGCGTCACCTCGGTCAAGAAGGGCGATCACGTCATTCCGCTTTACACGCCCGAATGCCGGCAGTGCCCGTCCTGCCTGTCGAGGAAAACCAATTTGTGCACGGCGATCCGCGCCACGCAGGGGCAAGGATTGATGCCGGACGGCTCGTCGCGCTTCTCGATCGGCAAGGACAAGCTCTTTCACTATATGGGCTGCTCGACCTTCTCCAATTTCACGGTCTTGCCCGAGATCGCCGTCGCAAAGGTCAATCCGGACGCGCCCTTCGACAAGATCTGCTACATCGGCTGCGGGGTGACCACCGGCATCGGCGCCGTCATCAACACGGCCAAGGTCGAGATCGGCGCCACCGCGGTGGTCTTCGGCCTCGGCGGCATCGGCTTGAACGTCATCCAGGGCCTGAAACTGGCTGGCGCCGACATGATCATCGGCGTCGACCTGAACAACGACAAGAAGGAATGGGGCGAGCGCTTCGGCATGACGCATTTCGTCAATCCGAAGGAGATCGACGGCGACATCGTGCCTTACCTCGTCAACCTGACCAAGCGCGGCGCCGACCAGATCGGCGGCGCCGACTACACCTTCGACTGCACCGGCAACACCAAGGTGATGCGCCAGGCGCTGGAGGCCTCGCACCGCGGCTGGGGCAAGTCGGTGGTCATCGGCGTCGCCGGCGCCGGCCAGGAGATCTCGACCCGGCCGTTCCAACTGGTCACCGGCCGCACCTGGATGGGTACCGCCTTCGGCGGCGCCCGCGGCCGCACCGATGTGCCAAAAATCGTCGACTGGTACATGGACGGCAAGATCCAGATCGACCCGATGATCACCCACACGCTGAAGCTGGAAGACATCAACAAGGGGTTCGACCTCATGCATGAGGGCAAGTCGATCCGCAGCGTCGTCGTTTACTGA
- a CDS encoding acetyl-CoA carboxylase biotin carboxylase subunit codes for MFTKILIANRGEIACRVIKTASKMGIATVAVYSDADRDAVHVEMADEAVHIGPSPAAQSYLVPEKIIAACKETGAQAVHPGYGFLSERAAFCEALEAEGIVFIGPKPKAIKAMGDKIESKKFANAAKVSIVPGWLGVIENADHAEKIAGEIGYPVMIKASAGGGGKGMRIAWDRSEVRDGFDRARSEAKSSFGDDRVFIEKFVVDPRHIEIQVLADAHGNALYLGERECSIQRRNQKVAEEAPSPFLDATTRKAMGEQSVALAKAVDYQSAGTVEFIVDKDKNFYFLEMNTRLQVEHPVTELVTGIDLVEQMIRVAAGEKLALRQGDIKLNGWAIESRLYAEDPYRNFLPSIGRLTRYRPPEEGQFGDIVIRNDTGVTEGSEISMFYDPMLAKLCTWAPTRLAAIDAMSEALDSFVVDGIEHNIPFLAALMQHPRWREGAISTGFIAEEYPDGFAPVVPNGEEKAVLASIVTAVELLRRDRLDRLGGRLAPHSGALKRDWVVKIGEGYLQASILEGMISIPMEIDLSIDGGKALTVSSDWRPGDLIWRGTVGKQKVAAQIRAVANGHRVAWKGMSVTARAMLPRTAELERLMPEKVAPDTSKLLLCPMPGLVVSIAVAEGQEVKTGETLAVVEAMKMENVLRAERDLVVSKLNAKPGDSLAVDAVIMEFA; via the coding sequence ATGTTCACGAAGATCCTGATCGCCAACCGCGGCGAGATTGCCTGCCGCGTCATCAAGACGGCGAGCAAGATGGGCATTGCAACGGTCGCGGTTTATTCCGATGCCGATCGCGACGCCGTGCATGTCGAGATGGCAGACGAGGCGGTGCATATCGGGCCGTCACCCGCCGCGCAAAGCTATCTCGTGCCTGAAAAGATCATCGCCGCCTGCAAGGAAACGGGCGCCCAGGCCGTGCATCCCGGCTACGGATTCCTCTCGGAACGCGCTGCCTTCTGCGAAGCGCTGGAAGCGGAAGGCATCGTCTTCATCGGCCCGAAACCCAAAGCCATCAAAGCGATGGGCGACAAGATCGAATCGAAGAAGTTCGCCAACGCCGCCAAGGTTTCGATCGTACCCGGCTGGCTCGGCGTCATCGAGAATGCCGACCATGCGGAAAAGATCGCCGGCGAGATCGGCTATCCCGTGATGATCAAGGCCTCGGCCGGCGGCGGCGGCAAGGGTATGCGCATCGCCTGGGACCGGTCGGAAGTGCGCGATGGTTTTGACCGGGCACGTTCGGAGGCCAAGAGTTCGTTCGGCGACGACCGGGTGTTCATCGAAAAATTTGTCGTCGACCCGCGCCACATCGAGATCCAGGTGCTGGCGGACGCGCATGGCAACGCGCTTTATCTCGGCGAGCGCGAATGTTCGATCCAGCGCCGCAACCAGAAGGTCGCCGAGGAGGCGCCGTCGCCGTTTCTCGACGCCACAACGCGCAAGGCCATGGGCGAGCAGTCGGTGGCATTGGCCAAGGCGGTCGACTACCAGAGCGCCGGCACAGTCGAGTTCATCGTCGACAAGGACAAGAACTTCTATTTCCTTGAAATGAATACACGATTGCAGGTCGAGCATCCGGTGACGGAACTGGTCACCGGCATCGACCTGGTCGAGCAGATGATCCGCGTCGCCGCCGGCGAGAAGCTCGCCTTGAGGCAAGGCGACATCAAGCTGAATGGCTGGGCGATCGAAAGCCGGCTCTACGCCGAGGATCCCTATCGCAACTTCCTGCCCTCGATCGGCCGGCTGACGCGCTATCGGCCGCCGGAGGAGGGGCAATTCGGCGACATCGTCATCCGCAACGACACCGGCGTCACCGAAGGCTCGGAGATTTCGATGTTCTACGATCCGATGCTCGCCAAGCTGTGCACCTGGGCGCCGACGCGGCTCGCGGCGATCGATGCCATGTCGGAAGCACTCGACAGCTTCGTGGTCGACGGCATCGAGCATAACATTCCGTTCCTTGCCGCGCTGATGCAGCATCCGCGCTGGCGGGAAGGGGCAATATCGACTGGCTTCATCGCCGAAGAATATCCCGACGGCTTTGCACCCGTGGTGCCGAACGGCGAAGAAAAGGCGGTGCTGGCCTCGATCGTCACCGCGGTGGAGTTGTTGCGCCGCGACCGGCTCGACCGGCTGGGCGGGCGGCTGGCGCCGCATTCGGGGGCGCTCAAGCGCGACTGGGTGGTGAAGATCGGCGAGGGGTATCTCCAAGCATCCATCCTCGAAGGCATGATTTCGATCCCGATGGAAATCGACCTGTCGATCGACGGCGGCAAAGCGCTGACGGTGTCTTCCGACTGGCGGCCGGGCGACCTGATCTGGCGCGGCACGGTTGGCAAACAGAAAGTCGCAGCCCAGATCCGAGCCGTCGCCAACGGCCATCGCGTCGCCTGGAAGGGCATGTCGGTGACGGCGCGCGCCATGCTGCCACGCACGGCCGAACTCGAAAGACTGATGCCGGAGAAAGTGGCGCCGGACACATCGAAACTGCTGCTCTGCCCAATGCCCGGCCTTGTCGTGTCGATCGCCGTTGCCGAAGGCCAGGAGGTCAAGACCGGCGAGACTTTGGCGGTGGTCGAGGCGATGAAGATGGAAAACGTGCTGCGCGCCGAGCGCGATCTCGTCGTGTCGAAGCTCAACGCCAAGCCGGGCGATAGCCTGGCGGTGGACGCCGTGATCATGGAGTTCGCCTGA
- the dnaE gene encoding DNA polymerase III subunit alpha produces MADERLPRDPLKREAAIAAARPEVPARPFVHLRVHSAYSLLEGALQIGKIVGHAVKDEAPAIAVTDTNNLFGALEFAQKAVKDGIQPIIGCQVALAFSGENSDGQRDRRRQGPEMRPVVLLAATEAGYSNLVRLVSGVYLETPPGEAVHLTTETLAGQTDGLICLSGGPRGPIGNALKEDRRDLAETRLLTLKTLFGDRLYVELDRVAGYDRVIEHSTIELAYAHELPLVATNEAFFSSRDDYEAHDALIAIAEGSVVAVDTRRRLSPDNFLRSQADMAKLFADLPEAIDNTIEIALRCSYYPKTRSPILPRFTGGDTTDKDAAEKAEAEELARQAREGLDARLALHGPTPGYTVEQYRERLEFELGIIEKMKFPGYFLIVADFIKWAKAQGIPVGPGRGSGAGSLVAYSTTITDIDPLRFSLLFERFLNPDRVSMPDFDIDFCQDRREEVIRYVQQKYGRDQVGQIITFGTLQARAVLRDVGRVLQMPYGQVDKLSKMVPQNPANPVKLADAIANEPRFAEEAEKEPIVQTLLDMAQKLEGLYRHASTHAAGIVIGDRPLSELVPMYRDPRSDMPVTQFNMKYVEQAGLVKFDFLGLKTLTVLETAVKLIRRRGIDIDLATIPLDDPDTYSMLSRGEVVGVFQVESAGMRKALIGMRPDCIEDIIALVALYRPGPMENIPTYNARKHGEEEMASIHPKIDHLVKETQGVIVYQEQVMQIAQELSGYSLGEADLLRRAMGKKIRAEMDKQRERFVSGAVERGVAKPQADFIFDLLAKFADYGFNKSHAAAYAVVSYQTAYLKAHYPVEFLAASMTLDMGNTDKLADFRQDALRLGIEVLAPSVMTSFRAFEVGENRIYYSMAALKGVGDAAVEHIVAVRGEKPFKNLADFCERVDPKIVGKRVFESLIMAGALDCFGHDRAAMLAGVERMMGLASLAQQNAVSGQADIFGASLGAQSQALNLPATDPWLAADRLHREFQVVGFYLSAHPLDEYKAALQKMRVQNWAEFSAAVKRGATAGRLAGTVTSKQERKTRTGNKMGVVAFSDTSGQYEAVLFSEGLAQYRDLLEAGRSVVITVAAEDRPEGVNLRINSVQSLEDEASRIQKALRIFVRNDGPASMIQSQLTQRGESQVSIIVIKDEAQGEVEIALQGGYRVSPQIASAMRAVPGVVEVELV; encoded by the coding sequence ATGGCGGATGAGAGACTTCCACGCGACCCCCTGAAGCGCGAAGCCGCGATTGCGGCCGCGCGGCCGGAGGTGCCGGCGCGGCCGTTCGTCCATCTGCGCGTGCATTCGGCCTATTCCCTGCTTGAAGGCGCGCTTCAGATCGGCAAGATCGTCGGTCACGCCGTGAAGGACGAAGCGCCGGCTATCGCCGTCACCGACACCAACAATCTGTTCGGCGCGCTCGAATTTGCGCAGAAAGCGGTCAAGGACGGTATCCAGCCGATCATCGGCTGTCAGGTCGCGCTCGCCTTTTCCGGAGAGAACAGCGACGGCCAGCGCGACCGCCGGCGGCAGGGTCCGGAGATGCGGCCGGTCGTGCTGCTCGCGGCGACCGAAGCCGGCTATTCCAATCTGGTCCGGCTTGTCAGCGGCGTCTACCTGGAAACACCGCCCGGCGAGGCGGTACACCTGACCACCGAGACCCTGGCCGGGCAGACCGACGGGCTGATCTGCCTCAGCGGCGGGCCGCGCGGCCCGATCGGCAATGCGTTGAAAGAGGATCGCCGCGACCTGGCCGAGACGCGGCTATTGACCTTGAAAACACTCTTTGGCGACCGTCTTTATGTCGAGCTGGACCGGGTTGCTGGCTATGACAGGGTCATCGAGCACTCGACGATCGAGCTCGCCTACGCGCACGAACTTCCGCTTGTCGCCACCAACGAGGCCTTTTTCTCCTCGCGCGACGATTATGAGGCGCACGATGCGCTGATTGCGATCGCCGAGGGCTCGGTGGTCGCCGTCGACACCCGCCGCCGGCTGTCGCCGGACAATTTCCTGCGCAGCCAGGCCGACATGGCAAAGCTGTTCGCCGACCTGCCGGAAGCTATCGACAACACGATCGAGATCGCGCTGCGCTGTTCCTATTATCCAAAAACCCGCAGTCCGATCCTGCCGCGCTTCACCGGCGGCGATACCACCGACAAGGACGCCGCCGAAAAGGCCGAGGCCGAGGAATTGGCCCGCCAGGCGCGCGAGGGGTTGGACGCGCGGCTCGCCCTGCACGGTCCGACGCCGGGCTACACGGTCGAACAGTACCGCGAGCGGCTCGAATTCGAGCTCGGCATCATCGAGAAGATGAAATTCCCGGGCTATTTCCTGATCGTTGCCGACTTCATCAAATGGGCCAAGGCGCAAGGCATTCCGGTCGGGCCGGGCCGTGGGTCGGGCGCCGGCTCGCTTGTCGCCTATTCGACGACCATCACCGACATCGATCCGTTGCGCTTCTCGCTGCTGTTCGAGCGCTTCCTCAATCCGGACCGTGTGTCGATGCCCGATTTCGACATCGACTTCTGCCAGGATCGCCGCGAGGAGGTGATCCGTTACGTCCAGCAGAAATACGGCCGCGACCAGGTTGGCCAGATCATCACCTTCGGTACGCTGCAGGCCCGCGCGGTATTGCGCGACGTCGGCCGCGTGCTGCAGATGCCTTATGGCCAGGTCGACAAGCTGTCCAAGATGGTGCCGCAGAACCCGGCCAATCCGGTGAAACTCGCCGATGCCATAGCCAACGAACCTCGCTTCGCCGAAGAAGCCGAGAAGGAGCCGATCGTCCAGACGCTGCTCGACATGGCGCAGAAGCTGGAGGGTCTCTATCGCCACGCCTCGACCCACGCCGCCGGCATCGTCATCGGCGACCGGCCTTTGTCGGAGCTGGTGCCGATGTATCGCGATCCGCGCTCGGACATGCCGGTCACCCAGTTCAACATGAAATATGTCGAGCAGGCCGGACTGGTGAAGTTCGACTTCCTCGGCCTGAAAACGCTGACGGTGCTGGAGACGGCGGTGAAACTGATCCGCCGCCGCGGTATCGACATCGACCTGGCGACAATCCCGCTCGACGATCCCGACACCTACTCCATGCTGTCGCGCGGCGAGGTGGTCGGCGTGTTCCAGGTGGAAAGTGCCGGCATGCGCAAGGCGTTGATCGGCATGCGGCCCGATTGCATCGAGGACATCATCGCCCTGGTCGCGCTCTACCGTCCGGGCCCGATGGAGAACATCCCGACCTACAACGCCAGAAAGCATGGCGAGGAGGAGATGGCCTCGATCCATCCCAAGATCGACCATCTGGTGAAGGAGACGCAAGGCGTCATCGTCTACCAGGAACAGGTCATGCAGATCGCGCAGGAGCTGTCCGGCTATTCGCTCGGCGAAGCCGACCTTCTGCGCCGCGCCATGGGCAAGAAGATCCGCGCCGAGATGGACAAGCAGCGCGAGCGCTTCGTCTCCGGCGCGGTCGAGCGCGGCGTGGCAAAACCGCAAGCCGACTTCATTTTCGACCTGCTGGCCAAGTTCGCCGACTATGGTTTCAACAAGTCGCACGCCGCCGCCTACGCCGTCGTGTCGTACCAGACCGCCTATCTGAAGGCGCATTATCCGGTCGAGTTCCTGGCGGCATCGATGACGCTTGACATGGGCAACACCGACAAGCTCGCCGACTTCCGCCAGGATGCGCTGCGCCTGGGCATCGAGGTTCTGGCGCCGTCGGTGATGACCAGCTTCCGCGCTTTCGAGGTCGGCGAGAACCGCATCTATTATTCGATGGCCGCGCTCAAGGGCGTCGGCGACGCGGCGGTCGAACACATCGTTGCCGTGCGCGGCGAAAAACCGTTCAAGAACCTTGCCGACTTCTGCGAACGGGTCGACCCCAAGATCGTCGGCAAGCGGGTCTTCGAAAGCCTGATCATGGCCGGCGCGCTCGATTGTTTCGGCCACGACCGTGCAGCGATGTTGGCCGGCGTCGAACGGATGATGGGGCTGGCCTCGCTTGCCCAGCAGAACGCCGTTTCAGGCCAGGCCGATATTTTCGGCGCCTCGCTCGGCGCGCAATCGCAGGCGCTCAATCTGCCGGCGACGGATCCATGGCTCGCCGCCGACCGGCTGCACCGCGAATTCCAGGTTGTCGGCTTCTATCTCTCAGCCCACCCGCTCGACGAATACAAGGCTGCCCTGCAGAAGATGCGGGTGCAGAACTGGGCCGAGTTTTCGGCCGCCGTCAAGCGTGGCGCCACCGCCGGCCGGCTTGCCGGCACGGTGACCAGCAAGCAGGAGCGCAAGACGCGCACCGGCAACAAGATGGGCGTGGTGGCCTTCTCTGATACGTCAGGCCAATACGAGGCCGTGCTGTTTTCGGAAGGGCTGGCGCAATATCGCGACCTCCTGGAAGCCGGCCGCTCCGTCGTCATCACGGTCGCGGCGGAGGACAGGCCCGAAGGCGTCAATTTGCGCATCAATTCCGTGCAATCCCTGGAGGACGAGGCAAGCCGCATCCAGAAGGCGCTGCGCATTTTCGTCAGGAACGATGGGCCGGCCTCGATGATCCAGTCCCAGCTCACCCAGCGCGGCGAAAGCCAGGTGAGCATCATCGTCATCAAGGACGAGGCGCAGGGCGAGGTCGAGATTGCCTTGCAGGGCGGCTACCGCGTCTCGCCGCAGATCGCTTCGGCGATGCGCGCCGTCCCCGGCGTGGTCGAAGTGGAGCTGGTGTGA